A portion of the Streptomyces sp. NBC_01335 genome contains these proteins:
- a CDS encoding NUDIX hydrolase translates to MNTPAPEPAAAPEGYDPYAFTPFAVTVDLAVFTVREGRLHVLLVERGEEPYKGRWALPGGFVAPRESAPQAARRELAEETGLDEDTVCEVHLEQLRTYTEPDRDPRMRVVSVAYAALLPDLPEPRGGGDAVSARWWAFGEEDTGVPGPLAFDHGTILADAHDRIGSKLEYTCLATAFCPAEFTLGELQQVYETVWGTALDRPNFRRKVLATSGFVEAVEGPPRRTGGRGKPAALYRAGTATALHPPLLRPEGRTP, encoded by the coding sequence ATGAACACCCCGGCCCCTGAACCCGCGGCGGCCCCGGAGGGCTACGACCCGTACGCCTTCACCCCGTTCGCCGTCACCGTCGACCTCGCCGTCTTCACGGTCCGCGAAGGGCGGCTCCACGTGCTGCTCGTGGAACGCGGCGAGGAACCGTACAAGGGGCGTTGGGCGCTCCCCGGCGGATTCGTCGCCCCCCGTGAGTCCGCCCCGCAGGCCGCCCGGCGCGAACTGGCCGAGGAGACCGGCTTGGACGAGGACACCGTCTGCGAGGTCCACCTCGAACAACTGCGCACCTACACCGAACCGGACCGCGACCCGAGGATGCGGGTCGTCTCCGTCGCGTACGCGGCGCTCCTGCCGGACCTGCCCGAACCGCGCGGCGGCGGCGACGCCGTCAGCGCCCGCTGGTGGGCCTTCGGCGAGGAGGACACCGGGGTGCCGGGGCCGCTCGCCTTCGACCACGGCACCATCCTCGCCGACGCCCACGACCGCATCGGATCCAAGCTCGAATACACCTGCCTGGCAACGGCGTTCTGCCCCGCCGAGTTCACCCTCGGCGAACTCCAGCAGGTCTACGAAACCGTCTGGGGCACCGCACTCGACCGCCCCAACTTCCGGCGCAAGGTCCTCGCCACGTCCGGCTTCGTCGAGGCCGTCGAAGGGCCCCCGCGCCGCACCGGGGGCCGGGGCAAACCCGCCGCCCTCTACCGGGCGGGCACCGCCACCGCCCTGCACCCCCCGCTCCTGCGACCGGAAGGAAGAACCCCGTGA
- a CDS encoding AAA family ATPase gives MKKYAHGLVLGKFYPPHAGHHHLVRTAQDRCERLTVLVCAAGVESVPLADRVAWMRETHPAATVVGAVDDIRMDVHDPAVWDAHMAVFTAAVPERVDAVFSSEAYGDELARRFGAEPVSVDPDRTVFPVSGTAVREDPVACWDFLEPPVRAALARRVVVLGAESTGTTTLTLALAEHYRRRGGVWARTRDVPEYGREFSEQKLAALRADHPGAQWEDVVFTTGDFPLIAAVQNDREEAAARTGSPVLFCDTDSFATTVWHERYVGGRNPRVEETADRVHHHLWLLTDHEGVPFEDDGLRDGEELRPWMTDRFRAELTRTGRRFVEITGTREQRLATAVAAVDELLASGWHFNPPLPERR, from the coding sequence GTGAAGAAGTACGCCCACGGCCTGGTGCTCGGCAAGTTCTACCCGCCGCACGCAGGCCACCACCACCTCGTCCGTACCGCCCAGGACCGCTGCGAGCGGCTCACCGTCCTCGTCTGCGCCGCCGGGGTCGAATCGGTGCCGCTCGCCGACCGGGTGGCCTGGATGCGCGAGACGCACCCCGCCGCCACGGTCGTCGGGGCGGTGGACGACATACGGATGGACGTCCACGACCCCGCGGTCTGGGACGCGCACATGGCGGTGTTCACCGCCGCCGTCCCCGAACGGGTGGACGCCGTCTTCTCCTCGGAGGCGTACGGCGACGAACTCGCCCGGCGCTTCGGTGCCGAGCCCGTCTCCGTCGACCCGGACCGCACCGTCTTCCCGGTCTCCGGCACGGCCGTCCGCGAGGACCCCGTCGCCTGCTGGGACTTCCTGGAGCCGCCGGTACGCGCCGCGCTCGCCCGCCGGGTCGTCGTGCTCGGCGCCGAGTCCACCGGCACCACCACCCTGACGCTCGCCCTGGCCGAGCACTACCGCCGACGCGGCGGGGTGTGGGCCAGGACACGCGACGTGCCGGAGTACGGACGGGAGTTCAGCGAACAGAAACTCGCCGCCCTGCGCGCCGACCACCCCGGCGCCCAGTGGGAGGACGTCGTCTTCACCACCGGCGACTTCCCGCTGATCGCCGCCGTCCAGAACGACCGCGAGGAGGCCGCCGCACGGACCGGATCGCCGGTGCTCTTCTGCGACACCGACTCCTTCGCCACCACCGTCTGGCACGAGCGGTACGTCGGCGGGCGCAACCCGCGCGTCGAGGAGACCGCCGACCGCGTCCACCACCACCTGTGGCTCCTCACCGACCACGAGGGCGTCCCCTTCGAGGACGACGGGCTGCGCGACGGCGAGGAGCTGCGGCCCTGGATGACGGACCGCTTCCGCGCCGAACTCACCCGCACCGGACGCCGGTTCGTGGAGATCACCGGCACCCGCGAACAGCGGCTCGCCACCGCCGTCGCCGCCGTCGACGAACTCCTCGCGTCCGGCTGGCACTTCAACCCCCCACTCCCGGAGCGACGATGA
- a CDS encoding ADP-ribosylglycohydrolase family protein — MIVTRTRTKQAATGSLVGLALGDALGFPTEFNDVPAILAKCGPWRAMELPRPAFVTDDTQMTLALGRGIRTAMDRGPLTGLRLARPVREEFVDWYHSPDNNRAPGRTCMVACRLLDGDRPWQEASQTGSKGCGANMRVAPVGLVPGLSDEQRAGAAQLQAALTHGHPTALAASDLMARAVHLLARGAEPLGLVGQLRSYAYENRSRYHERWLGDLWRHTHDASAQSYIQRGWDECLEVLTRVQDALRDPSPETDPCERTGDGWIAEEALATALHCFLLFPEEPVTALRRAACTRGDSDSLACLTGALAGAHLGASAWPKEWAERIEYRSDLLSLGALWDS, encoded by the coding sequence GTGATCGTCACCAGAACCCGCACCAAACAGGCCGCCACCGGCTCGCTCGTCGGACTCGCCCTCGGCGACGCACTGGGCTTCCCGACCGAGTTCAACGACGTGCCCGCCATCCTGGCCAAATGCGGCCCGTGGCGCGCGATGGAACTGCCCCGGCCCGCGTTCGTCACCGACGACACCCAGATGACCCTTGCCCTCGGACGGGGCATCCGCACCGCCATGGACCGGGGCCCGCTCACCGGGCTCCGGCTGGCCCGGCCGGTCCGGGAGGAGTTCGTCGACTGGTACCACTCGCCCGACAACAACCGCGCCCCCGGCCGCACCTGCATGGTCGCCTGCCGGCTCCTCGACGGCGACCGCCCCTGGCAGGAAGCCAGCCAGACCGGTTCCAAGGGGTGCGGCGCCAACATGCGGGTCGCCCCCGTCGGACTGGTCCCCGGCCTCAGCGACGAACAGCGCGCCGGCGCCGCCCAGCTCCAGGCCGCCCTGACCCACGGCCACCCCACCGCCCTGGCCGCCTCCGACCTGATGGCCCGCGCCGTCCACCTGCTGGCCAGAGGCGCCGAGCCCCTCGGCCTCGTCGGCCAGCTGCGCAGCTACGCGTACGAGAACCGGAGCCGCTACCACGAGCGCTGGCTCGGCGACCTCTGGCGCCACACCCACGACGCCTCCGCCCAGTCCTACATCCAGCGCGGCTGGGACGAGTGCCTGGAGGTGCTGACCCGCGTCCAGGACGCCCTGCGCGACCCGTCCCCGGAGACCGACCCCTGCGAGCGCACGGGGGACGGCTGGATCGCCGAGGAGGCCCTCGCGACGGCCCTGCACTGCTTCCTGCTCTTCCCCGAGGAACCCGTCACCGCCCTGCGCCGGGCCGCCTGCACCCGGGGCGACTCCGACTCGCTGGCCTGCCTCACCGGCGCGCTCGCCGGCGCCCACCTGGGAGCCTCGGCCTGGCCCAAGGAGTGGGCCGAGCGGATCGAGTACCGGAGCGACCTGCTGTCGCTGGGGGCGCTCTGGGACTCGTGA
- the scpB gene encoding SMC-Scp complex subunit ScpB: MELKPALEAVLMVVDEPATEDHLAKVLQRSPRAVALALRELADEYTAQRRGFDLRLVAGGWRFYSRPAYAEAVESFVLDGRQARLTQAALETLAVVAYRQPVSRSRVSAVRGVNCDGVMRTLLQRALVEEAGTEPETGAILYRTTNYFLERMGLRGLDELPELAPFLPEADAIEAETLEGVPSFDPDAPDTPDTHADDKTEF; encoded by the coding sequence CTGGAGCTGAAGCCCGCCCTGGAGGCGGTCCTGATGGTCGTGGACGAGCCGGCCACCGAGGACCACCTCGCCAAGGTCCTCCAGCGGTCCCCGAGGGCCGTGGCCCTCGCGCTGCGGGAGCTGGCCGACGAGTACACCGCCCAGCGCCGTGGATTCGATCTGAGACTGGTGGCGGGCGGCTGGCGGTTCTACAGCCGGCCCGCCTACGCGGAGGCCGTGGAGAGCTTCGTCCTGGACGGCCGGCAGGCCCGTCTCACCCAGGCGGCACTGGAGACCCTGGCGGTCGTCGCGTACCGCCAGCCGGTCAGCCGTTCGAGGGTCTCGGCGGTGCGCGGAGTGAACTGCGACGGGGTCATGCGGACCCTCCTCCAGCGCGCTCTGGTCGAGGAGGCGGGGACGGAACCCGAAACAGGTGCGATCCTGTACAGGACGACGAACTACTTTCTGGAGCGTATGGGCCTGCGTGGTCTGGACGAGCTCCCGGAACTCGCTCCCTTCCTCCCGGAAGCGGACGCGATCGAGGCTGAGACGCTAGAGGGTGTGCCGTCGTTCGATCCGGACGCACCGGACACCCCGGATACTCACGCAGACGACAAGACGGAATTTTGA
- a CDS encoding segregation and condensation protein A has product MPTTDDSSAPRRRALGRGPGAAGAAPPGEAAPAVPEVSAVPAVPEATEATEALRAPPAPAEPSGAPEGPDAPPEPPKGPQGPPEDGRRFTVRLANFEGPFDLLLQLITRHRLDVTEVALSKVTDEFMAHIRAMGADWDLDQTTEFLVVAATLLDLKAARLLPTAEVEDEADLALLEARDLLFARLLQYRAYKRVADIFSDRLDAESRRFPRTVGLEPHHAALLPEVVLSIGPEGFARLAAKAMQPRPEPQVYVDHIHAPLVSVREQAGIVVALLRRSGGASFRELTEDAADTLTVVARFLALLELYREKAVALDQEEALGELLVRWCGGQDAEPVVTDEFDRHVEPDAEEGVEP; this is encoded by the coding sequence CTGCCGACGACCGACGACTCCTCCGCCCCGCGCCGCCGCGCCCTCGGGCGTGGGCCGGGGGCGGCCGGAGCGGCGCCGCCGGGAGAAGCGGCACCCGCAGTCCCCGAGGTCTCCGCAGTCCCCGCAGTCCCCGAGGCGACCGAGGCGACCGAGGCGCTGCGCGCGCCTCCAGCGCCTGCGGAGCCGTCCGGGGCGCCCGAGGGGCCCGACGCGCCTCCGGAGCCGCCGAAGGGCCCTCAGGGGCCTCCGGAGGACGGCAGGCGGTTCACCGTACGGCTGGCGAACTTCGAAGGCCCCTTCGATCTGCTGCTCCAGCTGATCACCCGGCACCGGCTGGACGTGACCGAGGTCGCGCTCTCCAAGGTCACCGACGAGTTCATGGCCCACATCCGCGCGATGGGCGCGGACTGGGACCTCGACCAGACCACCGAGTTCCTGGTCGTCGCCGCGACCCTGCTCGACCTGAAGGCCGCCCGGCTGCTGCCCACCGCCGAGGTGGAGGACGAGGCCGACCTCGCCCTCCTGGAGGCGCGGGACCTGCTCTTCGCGCGGCTGCTCCAGTACCGGGCGTACAAGCGCGTCGCCGACATCTTCAGCGACCGGCTGGACGCCGAGTCGCGCCGCTTCCCCCGTACGGTCGGGCTGGAGCCGCACCACGCGGCGCTGCTGCCCGAGGTCGTCCTCAGCATCGGCCCCGAGGGGTTCGCGCGGCTGGCCGCGAAGGCCATGCAGCCCCGGCCCGAACCTCAGGTGTACGTGGACCACATCCACGCCCCGCTGGTCAGCGTGCGCGAGCAGGCGGGCATCGTGGTCGCGCTGCTGCGCCGGTCCGGCGGGGCCAGCTTCCGCGAACTCACCGAGGACGCGGCCGACACCCTCACGGTGGTGGCCCGCTTCCTGGCACTGCTGGAGCTGTACCGGGAGAAGGCGGTCGCGCTGGACCAGGAGGAGGCGCTCGGCGAGCTCCTCGTGCGGTGGTGCGGCGGCCAGGACGCGGAACCCGTCGTGACCGACGAATTCGACAGGCACGTGGAACCGGACGCGGAGGAGGGCGTGGAGCCGTGA
- a CDS encoding nucleotidyltransferase domain-containing protein translates to MTSPDAASLVRDHTVYSCVMGSRAFGLATEGSDIDRRGVFLAPTASFWRFEKPPTHLDGPAPEQFSWELERFCELALRANPNVLECLHSPLVERIDDTGRELLALRDAFLSREVYATFTRYATGQRRKLEADERTHGAPRWKHAMHLLRLLMSARDLLRTGVLTIDVGERREELLAVKRGEVGWPEVERRMTRLAGECEGAVGRSPLPDRPDRARVEEFLVRTRRASALNGGR, encoded by the coding sequence ATGACCAGCCCCGATGCCGCATCGCTCGTCCGCGACCACACCGTCTACTCCTGTGTGATGGGGTCGCGTGCGTTCGGGCTGGCGACCGAGGGGAGCGACATCGACCGGCGTGGGGTGTTCCTCGCGCCGACCGCCTCGTTCTGGCGGTTCGAGAAGCCGCCGACGCACCTGGACGGTCCCGCGCCGGAGCAGTTCTCGTGGGAGCTGGAGCGTTTCTGCGAACTGGCCCTGCGCGCCAACCCGAACGTCCTGGAGTGCCTGCACTCCCCGCTGGTGGAGCGGATCGACGACACCGGCCGCGAACTCCTCGCGCTGCGGGACGCCTTCCTGTCCCGGGAGGTGTACGCCACCTTCACCCGGTACGCGACGGGTCAGCGCCGGAAGCTGGAGGCCGACGAGCGGACGCACGGCGCGCCGCGCTGGAAGCACGCCATGCATCTGCTGCGCCTGCTGATGTCGGCCCGGGACCTGCTGCGTACCGGGGTGCTCACCATCGATGTCGGCGAGCGGCGGGAGGAGCTGCTCGCGGTGAAGCGGGGCGAGGTGGGGTGGCCCGAGGTGGAGCGCCGGATGACGCGACTGGCCGGGGAGTGCGAGGGGGCCGTCGGCCGGTCCCCGCTGCCGGACCGGCCCGACCGGGCCCGGGTGGAGGAGTTCCTCGTACGGACCCGGCGGGCCTCGGCGCTGAACGGCGGCCGGTAG
- a CDS encoding pseudouridine synthase: MRSSGRNSGSGSSGGGNRNPRGGSGGSFRKPQGGGQGGGQGGRGQGGQGGRGPAQGRGGRDDQQEQRPRRPRPEERRYDVGPSTSSSGAGDSEARKGRGASARGGAKGGPKSPQPGNARGGFRRGPSGQARPRELDAKIEQRNRDRYADKPDFKVVRTHPGAEQEGERLQKVLARAGMGSRRACEELIEQARVEVNGEIVLEQGKRVDPQKDEIKVDGLTVATQSYLFFALNKPAGVVSSMEDPDGRQCLGDYVTNRETRLFHVGRLDTETEGIIMLTNHGELAHRLTHPKYGVKKTYLAAIQGPLPRDLGKRLKDGIQLEDGYARADHFRVVENTGKNYLVEVTLHEGRKHIVRRMLSEAGFPVDRLVRTSFGPIPLGDQKSGWLRRLTNTEVGMLMREVGL; this comes from the coding sequence ATGCGAAGCAGTGGCAGGAACAGCGGAAGCGGCAGCAGCGGCGGCGGCAACCGGAACCCCCGGGGCGGCAGCGGCGGGTCCTTCCGGAAGCCCCAGGGCGGCGGTCAGGGCGGTGGCCAGGGCGGCCGCGGTCAGGGCGGCCAGGGCGGTCGCGGGCCGGCCCAGGGCCGAGGCGGGCGCGACGACCAGCAGGAGCAGCGTCCGCGCCGCCCCCGCCCGGAGGAGCGCCGTTACGACGTGGGCCCCTCGACCAGTTCGTCGGGCGCCGGCGACAGCGAAGCGCGCAAGGGCCGCGGTGCCTCGGCCCGCGGCGGCGCCAAGGGCGGACCCAAGTCCCCGCAGCCGGGCAACGCCCGCGGCGGCTTCCGGCGCGGCCCCTCGGGCCAGGCCCGGCCGCGCGAGCTGGACGCGAAGATCGAGCAGCGCAACCGCGACCGGTACGCGGACAAGCCGGACTTCAAGGTGGTCAGGACCCACCCGGGCGCCGAGCAGGAGGGCGAGCGGCTGCAGAAGGTCCTCGCCCGGGCCGGCATGGGCTCGCGGCGGGCCTGCGAGGAGCTGATCGAGCAGGCGCGCGTCGAGGTCAACGGCGAGATCGTGCTGGAGCAGGGCAAGCGCGTCGACCCGCAGAAGGACGAGATCAAGGTCGACGGACTGACCGTCGCGACCCAGTCGTACCTCTTCTTCGCGCTGAACAAGCCGGCCGGTGTCGTCTCCTCGATGGAGGACCCGGACGGCCGTCAGTGCCTCGGCGACTACGTCACCAACCGTGAGACGCGGCTCTTCCACGTCGGCCGGCTGGACACCGAGACCGAGGGCATCATCATGCTCACCAACCACGGTGAGCTCGCCCACCGCCTCACCCACCCGAAGTACGGCGTGAAGAAGACGTACCTCGCGGCGATCCAGGGCCCGCTCCCGCGCGATTTGGGCAAGCGGCTCAAGGACGGCATCCAGCTGGAGGACGGGTACGCCCGCGCCGACCACTTCCGGGTCGTCGAGAACACCGGCAAGAACTACCTGGTCGAGGTGACCCTCCACGAGGGCCGCAAGCACATCGTCCGCCGGATGCTCTCCGAGGCCGGCTTCCCCGTCGACCGGCTGGTGCGGACGTCCTTCGGGCCGATCCCGCTGGGCGACCAGAAGTCCGGCTGGCTGCGCCGCCTGACCAACACCGAGGTCGGCATGCTGATGCGCGAGGTCGGTCTGTAG
- the ald gene encoding alanine dehydrogenase yields MKVGIPREVKNNEFRVAITPAGVHELVRHGHEVVVERNAGAGSSITDEEYTAAGARILPTADEVWAAADLLLKVKEPVAEEYHRLRKGQTLFTYLHLAASRACADALLESGTTAIAYETVETANRALPLLAPMSEVAGRLAPQVGAYHLMRSAGGRGVLPGGVPGTAAARAVVIGGGVSGWNATQIAVGLGFHVTLLDRDVSKLREADKVFGTRVQTVVSNAFELEKAVVEADLVIGAVLIPGAKAPKLVTNELVAKMKPGSVLVDIAIDQGGCFEDSHPTTHAEPTFTVHGSVFYCVANMPGAVPNTSTYALTNATLPYIVELANRGWVEALRRDSALAKGLNTHDGQVVYREVADAHDLPHVELSSLVG; encoded by the coding sequence GTGAAGGTCGGCATCCCCCGCGAAGTCAAGAACAACGAGTTCCGGGTGGCGATCACGCCCGCCGGAGTGCACGAGCTGGTCCGCCACGGCCACGAGGTCGTCGTCGAACGGAACGCCGGCGCGGGCTCGTCCATCACGGACGAGGAGTACACCGCCGCCGGGGCGCGCATCCTGCCCACCGCCGACGAGGTCTGGGCCGCGGCCGACCTGCTGCTCAAGGTCAAGGAGCCGGTCGCCGAGGAGTACCACCGGCTGCGCAAGGGCCAGACCCTCTTCACCTACCTCCACCTCGCCGCCTCCCGCGCGTGCGCCGACGCGCTGCTGGAGTCCGGCACCACCGCCATCGCGTACGAGACCGTCGAGACCGCGAACCGCGCACTGCCGCTGCTCGCCCCCATGTCCGAGGTCGCGGGCCGGCTGGCCCCGCAGGTCGGCGCGTACCACCTGATGCGCTCGGCGGGCGGCCGGGGCGTGCTGCCCGGCGGCGTCCCCGGCACGGCCGCCGCCAGGGCGGTCGTCATCGGCGGCGGCGTCTCCGGCTGGAACGCCACCCAGATCGCCGTGGGGCTCGGCTTCCACGTCACCCTGCTCGACCGTGACGTCAGCAAGCTGCGCGAGGCCGACAAGGTCTTCGGGACCCGGGTGCAGACTGTGGTCTCCAACGCCTTCGAACTGGAGAAGGCGGTCGTCGAGGCCGACCTCGTCATCGGTGCCGTCCTCATCCCGGGCGCGAAGGCCCCGAAGTTGGTCACCAACGAGCTCGTCGCCAAGATGAAGCCCGGAAGTGTTCTTGTCGACATTGCGATCGACCAGGGCGGCTGCTTCGAGGACTCGCACCCGACCACGCACGCCGAACCGACCTTCACGGTCCACGGCTCGGTGTTCTACTGCGTCGCGAACATGCCCGGCGCGGTTCCGAACACCTCCACCTACGCCCTCACCAACGCCACGCTCCCGTACATCGTCGAGCTGGCCAACCGGGGCTGGGTCGAGGCGCTGCGCCGTGACTCCGCGCTGGCCAAGGGCCTCAACACCCATGACGGGCAAGTGGTTTACCGCGAGGTGGCCGACGCGCACGACCTTCCGCACGTCGAGCTGAGCTCGCTCGTCGGCTGA
- the pnuC gene encoding nicotinamide riboside transporter PnuC: MSLADVLDPLQQPLVTWLDTPVSWTEVLGFGSGALCVWLVVRQHLANWPVGIANNLFFVLLFAQSGLYADAGLQIVFIALAAYGWWTWTHGGGPGAPVLPVRGTPRAEWTWLLAAGVVGTLALTLLLARATDSTVPFWDALTTALSLMATYGQSRKRVESWWLWIAADLVYIPLYAHKGLYLTSLLYVGFLALCVAGLRSWRRDLATGPGAAGRPAGPAEVAA, from the coding sequence GTGAGTCTCGCGGATGTTCTCGACCCCCTGCAGCAACCCCTGGTGACCTGGCTGGACACCCCGGTCAGCTGGACCGAGGTGCTCGGATTCGGCAGCGGGGCCCTCTGCGTCTGGCTCGTGGTGCGCCAGCACCTGGCCAACTGGCCGGTCGGCATCGCCAACAACCTCTTCTTCGTACTGCTCTTCGCACAGTCCGGCCTCTACGCCGACGCCGGACTCCAGATCGTCTTCATCGCCCTCGCCGCGTACGGCTGGTGGACCTGGACCCACGGGGGTGGACCAGGAGCACCTGTCCTGCCGGTACGCGGTACGCCGCGCGCCGAATGGACCTGGCTGCTCGCGGCGGGGGTGGTGGGGACCCTCGCGCTGACTCTCCTGCTCGCCCGCGCCACCGACTCGACCGTGCCGTTCTGGGACGCGCTGACGACCGCGCTCTCCCTGATGGCGACCTACGGGCAGAGCCGCAAGCGGGTCGAGTCCTGGTGGCTCTGGATCGCCGCCGACCTCGTCTACATCCCGCTCTACGCCCACAAGGGCCTCTACCTGACCTCGCTGCTCTACGTCGGCTTCCTCGCGCTCTGCGTGGCCGGGCTGCGCTCCTGGCGGCGCGACCTCGCGACGGGCCCGGGTGCGGCCGGCCGCCCGGCCGGACCCGCGGAGGTGGCGGCGTGA
- a CDS encoding ParA family protein, whose product MPARGQGPNGLEAVGSVAVRTFATHQHMTTPPQMMDGLHVNAMAGNESGRDTAHLADFAEMPEGHFYDPDAEYEPDPEYAATLAPDAARQRRERIGPTGRPLPYFPIPGPLTEHGPAKIIAMCNQKGGVGKTTSTINLGAALAEYGRRVLLVDFDPQGALSVGLGVNPMELDLTVYNLLMERGMSADEVLLKTAVPNMDLLPSNIDLSAAEVQLVSEVARESTLQRALKPLMADYDYIVIDCQPSLGLLTVNALTAAHKVIVPLECEFFALRGVALLTETIEKVQERLNPELELDGILATMYDSRTVHSREVLARVVEAFDDHVYHTVIGRTVRFPETTVAGEPITTYASNSVGAAAYRQLAREVLARCHAE is encoded by the coding sequence ATGCCTGCACGGGGTCAGGGCCCGAACGGGCTCGAAGCTGTCGGCTCCGTCGCGGTCCGCACCTTCGCGACCCACCAGCACATGACGACGCCCCCCCAGATGATGGACGGCCTACACGTGAACGCCATGGCCGGCAACGAGAGTGGCCGCGACACCGCCCACCTCGCCGACTTCGCCGAGATGCCCGAGGGGCACTTCTACGACCCCGACGCCGAGTACGAACCCGATCCGGAGTACGCGGCCACACTCGCCCCCGACGCGGCGCGCCAGCGCCGTGAGCGGATCGGCCCGACCGGGCGCCCCTTGCCCTACTTCCCGATCCCGGGACCGCTGACCGAACACGGTCCCGCCAAGATCATCGCGATGTGCAACCAGAAGGGCGGGGTGGGCAAGACCACCTCGACCATCAACCTGGGTGCCGCGCTCGCCGAGTACGGACGCCGTGTCCTGCTCGTCGACTTCGACCCGCAGGGCGCCCTCTCGGTCGGCCTCGGCGTCAACCCGATGGAGCTGGACCTCACCGTCTACAACCTGCTCATGGAGCGGGGCATGTCGGCCGACGAGGTACTGCTGAAGACCGCGGTCCCCAACATGGACCTGCTGCCCAGCAACATCGACCTGTCCGCCGCCGAGGTGCAGCTCGTCAGCGAGGTGGCCCGCGAGTCGACCCTGCAGCGCGCGCTCAAGCCGCTGATGGCCGACTACGACTACATCGTGATCGACTGCCAGCCCTCGCTCGGCCTGCTCACCGTGAACGCCCTGACGGCCGCTCACAAGGTGATCGTGCCGCTGGAGTGCGAGTTCTTCGCACTGCGCGGTGTGGCGCTCCTCACCGAGACCATCGAGAAGGTCCAGGAGCGGCTCAACCCCGAGCTGGAGCTCGACGGCATCCTCGCCACGATGTACGACTCCCGTACGGTGCACAGCCGCGAGGTGCTCGCCCGCGTGGTGGAGGCCTTCGACGACCACGTCTACCACACGGTCATCGGGCGCACGGTGCGCTTCCCGGAGACCACGGTCGCCGGTGAGCCCATCACCACCTACGCGTCGAACTCGGTCGGCGCCGCCGCCTACCGACAGCTCGCCAGGGAGGTGCTCGCCCGGTGTCACGCCGAGTGA